AATTGCCGATGGTGACTCGAGGCCGCAAGTCGCTGATTTTGTCGATGCGGATCTTGTCGGCCGGACCCGAGACCAGGGTCCAAAGAAATTTATTTCCGGCGGCAGCCGTCCCGTTCCACTGCACTTGGTTCAAAACCAGGGTCGTGCCTTCGGCGGTCTTGATCGGAGCCCCGACGTTGAGCAGCCCGCCAGCGGGCAGGCTTTCGGCCGGCAGGCTCTCGGCCTGGGGAATGCCAACCCCTGGGAGCGGAGTCGCCAAGGGCCTTTGCGGCAAGGGGCTGGATAGGGGGGAGGATGGGCTCGGGGTCGCTTGGGGCTGGGGACTGGGCTTGGCCGTTGGGCTGGGCGCCGGTTTCGGGCTGGATGGAGGCGGCGTGGGCGCTGCTGCTTCGGGAAGAGCGGTTTCCACCGGCGTCGGCTTGGGCTTGGGGCTTTTCTTTTTCTTCTTCCCGCAGGCGCCGAAACCCAGGCTGAAGATCAGGAGCAGCGCGAGACAGGTCGAAACTCTTCGAAGACCATGCGGTTTCACGATAGATCCTCACTTTCGTCGGGGAGGATTTTTTAAACTTTCGGAAAGTGCTTGGACAGGAAAATCGACAAGATATCCCCCGTAGGGGCAGGCCTCGCGCCTGCCCGGGGCGAGCAGATCGCGATCTCCGCAGATTGGGCACCCGCAAGGGGTGCCCCTACAATCCTTCCGACGCCGCCTGAACTCGGACCTGCTCCTTGAGCCGGTGGCTCTGGAGCTTGGTGTAGTCTTCGGCCTCGACCGGGCCCTGGCCCAAAGCTTTCTCGAGCTTCTCCAGCTCCTGCTTGGCTTGGGGCAAGTCGATCTCTTCAGCCTTTTCGACGTAGTCGGCCATGACCAAGACCTTTTCTTCAAAGGCCTCGAGGAATCCGCCCTGGACCACGAAGGCATGGCGCTTTCCACCCTTGCGGTAGAAAAGCCGGCCGGTTTCCAGCGGCGTCACGTAGTGGGCGTGCCCCGGTAGGATGCCGAACTCGCCCTTGGGGCCGACGGCATAGAGCTCTTCGGCCTCGTCGCTCACGATGTGCTGGTAAGGGGTGACGATTTCGATCTTCATCGTTAAGCCGCCAGTTTCTGGGCCTTGGCCAGCGCCTCTTCGATGGTGCCGACCAGGTAAAAGGCCTGCTCCGGAACATCGTCATGCTTGCCCGAGAGAATTTCTTGGAAACCGCGGAGGGTGTCCTTGAGCTCGACGTACTTGCCTTCGAGGCCGGTGAACTGGGCGGCGACGAAGAAGGGCTGGGACAGGAAGCGCTGGACCTTGCGGGCCCGGGCCACGACCAGCTTGTCCTCTTCGGAGAGCTCGTCCATGCCGAGGATGGCGATGATGTCCTGGAGGTCTTTGTAACGCTGCAAGAGCTGCTGGGTGGCGCGGGCCGTCTGGTAATGATCGGCGCCGATGACCTGGGGATCGAGGATCCGCGAGGTCGAATCGAGCGGATCGACGGCCGGGTAGATGCCCAGCTCGGCGATCTGCCGGGAAAGAACGGTGGTCGCGTCCAAGTGGGCGAAGGTGGTGGCCGGCGCGGGATCGGTCAAGTCGTCGGCCGGAACGTAGATCGCTTGGACCGAGGTGATCGAACCCTTGTTGGTCGAGGTGATCCGCTCCTGGAGCTCGCCCAAGTCGGTGGCCAGAGTCGGCTGATAGCCGACTGCCGAGGGAATGCGGCCGAGCAGAGCCGAGACTTCGGCGCCGGCCTGGGTGAAACGGAAGATGTTGTCGATGAAGAGGAGCACGTCCTGGTTCTCCTCGTCGCGGAAGTACTCGGCGACGGTAAGGGCCGAAAGCGCGACTCGGGCCCGGGCGCCTGGCGGCTCGTTCATCTGACCGTAGACCAGGCAGGTCTTATTGATAACGCCCGACTCTTTCATTTCATGCCAGAGGTCGTTGCCTTCGCGGGTCCGCTCGCCGACGCCGCCGAAAACCGAGTAACCGCCGTGCTTCAAGGCGACGTTGTTGATCAGCTCCATGATGAGGACGGTCTTGCCGACGCCGGCGCCGCCGAAGAGGCCGATCTTGCCGCCCTTGGAGTAAGGCGCCAGCAGGTCGATGACCTTGATGCCGGTCTCGAACATCTCGACCTTGGTCGACTGATCGACGAAGACCGGAGCCGGCCGGTGAATCGGATAGCTTTTGTCGGCCTTGACCGGGCCGCCCTCGTCGACCGGCGCGCCGACGACGTTGAGGATCCGGCCCAAGGTGGCCGGGCCGACCGGCATGTTGATCGGCTTGCCGGTGTTCTTGACCTCTTGACCCCGGACCAGGCCGTCGGTGGAGTCCATCGCGATGCAGCGCACGGTCTTTTCACCCAAGTGCTGGGCGACCTCGACGACCAGGTTATCGGCTTGGTCGTTGATCGCCGGATTGGTGACCAGCAAAGCGGTGTAGATCTCGGGCAGCTCACCGGAGGGGAATTGGACGTCGATGACCGGTCCGATGATTTGGACGACTTTACCGTTGTTGACTTTCTCTGCCATGGGGGACTCCTTAGCTATTCCTATTCAAAACCTATTTCAGCGCCTCGGCGCCGTTGACGATGTCCATCAGCTCGGTGGTGATGGCGGCCTGACGGGCCCGGTTGTATTGCAGGGTCAGGCTGAGAATCATTTCCTTCGCGTTCTTGGTCGCGTTTTCCATCGCGCTCATCCTAGCGCCCAATTCGCTGGCCCGCGACTCCAAAACCGCGATGTAGAAGAGGGTCGCGACGTAGCGCGGAAGCGCCCGGGAGAGGATGGCTTCTTGGCTGCCCTCCCAGACAATGGGCGGGCCGGCCGGGACTTCGGCCTCATCGGCGGCGATTTCCAGCGGAAAGATCTTTTTGATGGTGGCTTCCTGCGAGATCGCGCTCTTGAAGTGGTTGAAAGCCAGGAAAAAGGTGTCGAAATCGCCGGCCAGGAAGCGGTCGACGTAGGTCTTGGCCAGCTCCTCGGCGTGGGCGAAGCTGAAATCCTCCTCGAAGGTGTTCAGCGTTTCCTTGGTGGCGATATTCTTGGCCCGGTAGTAGTCCCGGCCCTTTCGCCCCATGGTCGAGATGTTGAATTCCTCGAAGGCCTTGCCTTCGTGGCGACTGAAATGCTCGACCTTGCGCAGCAAGTTGCCGTTGAACCCGCCGCAGAGCCCGCGGTCGCTGGTCATGACCAGGATGTCGGCCTTCTTGGGATTTTCCGCCGCCTTGAACAAAGGGTGGTTCCAGGCCTCGGCTTGAGCCAGCCAGCGCTTGATCGCCGACTCCAGCATTTGCAAATGAGGCCGGGCCTGGTTGAGGGCCGATTGGGCGCGCCGCAGCTTGGCCGCCGCGACCATCTTCATGGCCTTGGTGATCTTCTGCGTGTTCTTGGTTGTCGTGATCCGTTTCCGGATCGTTTTTAAGGTCGCCATTTTTCGTCTTCCCACTCCCCCCTTTGAAAAAGGGGGGCAGGGGGGATTTAAATCGCTGGTTTTGTCTTCCTTGCCTGGGTGCTTCGCAAAATCCGTTAAATCCCCCCAAGACCCCCCTTTTTCAAAGGGGGGTTTCTATTACCCTTGGAACGAGTTCTTCATTTCCTCGAGGGCCTGCTTGAGCTTGGCCGTCAGGTCGTCGTCGAGCTTCTTCTTGCTCTGAATGTCCTTCAGGATGTTGGGGTACTTCGACTCGACGAAGAGCTGGAACTCCTCGAAGAACTTCCGGACCTTGTTGACCGGGATCTCGTCGACGAAGCCGTTGATCGCGGCGTAGATCTCGATGATCTGCTTCTCGACCGGCATCGGGACGTATTGGCCCTGCTTGAGAACCTCGACCAAGCGCTCGCCGCGGGCCAATTGGCGCTGGGTGGCCTTGTCCAGGTCGCTGCCGAACTGGGCGAAGGCCGCGAGCTCGCGGTACTGGGCCAATTCGAGGCGAAGGGTGCCGGCGACCTGCTTCATGGCCTTGATCTGGGCATTGCCGCCGACGCGCGAAACCGAGATACCGACGTTCACCGCCGGCCGAACGCCCGAATAAAAGAGATCGCTCTCGAGGAAGATCTGACCGTCGGTAATCGAGATGACGTTGGTCGGAATGTAGGCCGAGACGTCGCCGGCCTGGGTTTCGATGATCGGCAAGGCGGTCAAGGATCCGCTGCCGCGGTCTTCGCTGAGCTTGGCCGCGCGCTCCAGCAGGCGGCTGTGCAGATAGAAGACGTCGCCGGGGAAGGCTTCGCGGCCCGGCGGGCGGCGGAGCAGGAGGCTGAGCTGGCGATAGGCCACGGCATGCTTGGAGAGATCGTCATAGACGATCAGGGCGTGCTGGCCGTTGTCGCGGAAATACTCGCCGATGGTGACGCCGCTGTAGGGCGCCAAGAATTGGAGCGGCGCCGGATCGGAGGCGTTGGCGGCGACAATGATGGTGTAGTCCATGGCGCCGTGCTGCTTGAGCTTCTCCACGACCTGGGCGACGGTCGATTGCTTTTGGCCGATCGCGACGTAGATGCAGAAGACGCCCTTGCCCTTCTGGTTGATGATGGTGTCGAGGGCGACGGCGGTCTTGCCGGTTTGACGGTCGCCGATGATCAGCTCGCGTTGGCCGCGGCCGATCGGGATCATGGCGTCGATGGCCTTGATGCCGGTCTGGAGCGGCTCATGGACCGATTGGCGGGCGATGATGCCGGGGGCCTTGATCTCGATCTGGCGCCGGGTCTCGGAGCGGATCGGGCCCAAGCCGTCGACCGGCTGGGCCAGGGCGTTGACGACCCGGCCCAGGAGGGCCTCGCCGACCGGCACTTCGGCGATGCGGCCGGTGCGCTTGACGGTGTCGCCTTCGCGGATCTCGGCGTCATGGCCCATGATGGCCACGCCGACGTTGTCCTCTTCGAGGTTGAGAGCCAGGCCGAAGATATTGTGGGGAAACTCGAGGAGCTCGCCGGCCATGACCCGGGAGAGGCCATAAACCCGGGCAATACCGTCGCCGATCGAGAGCACGGTGCCCACTTCGTCCATTTCGACCACCCGGTCGTAGTCCTGGATCTGTTGGCGGATGATGTCGGAGATTTCTTCAGGTCGAATTTGCATTTTAGCCTTCCTTTAAAATTATGCCACGGCCTCGGCGCTCAAGGATTCCTTCCAGCGCTCCAGCTCGCCCTTGAGCGAGGCATCGAAAACCCGGTCTTGGACCCGGACCACCAGGCCGCCCAAGACTTGGGGGTCGACCTTGGTCTCGAGGATGACCTGCTGCTTCAGGGTCTTTTCCAAAATCGATTGGAGCTTGGCCTCGTTTTCGGCCAGCGGCGCGGCGCTGATCACCTGGACCCGGACCCGCCCTTCCAGCTCGTCGGCCATGTCGCGGTAGATCAGCGCGAGCAGCGGAATTTCCGAGACCCGCTCGTTATCGATCAAAATGTGAATTAAATTTCTCAAATTAGAGCTAACTCCGAGCTTGGCGAGGAGGGCATCGCCAATGGCCTTCTTTTTCGAAGGCGGCACCACCGGCGAGCTCAAGGTGGTGGAAAGCGCGGAGTTCTGACGGAAGGTCGCGGCCAGGCCCTGGAGCTCGCGGTCGAAATCGGCGACCTTGCCCTGCTCTTGGGCGACTTGGAGCAAGGCGGAAGCATAGCGTTTGGCGGCCGATCCCTGTTTCATCCCAGCTTCTCCATCTTTTCCAAATATTGGCCGACGAGGCGGCCCTGGTCTTCGGGGGTCAAGTTTTGCCGGATCAGATCCTCGGCCAGCTGGCCGGCGAGGCCGACGGCCTCACGCTTCAGATCTTCCTTGGCCTTGCGCAGCTCCTGCTGGAGCATGCGCTCGCTGTTAGTTCGGAGGGTCTGGGCCTGCTGCTCGGCGGTTTCCAGCAGGCGCTTCCGCTCGAGCTCGCCGTCCTGTTTCAGGCTGACGATCAAGCCCTGCATCTCCTGCTCAATCGACTTCAGTCGCTGCTCATATTCGCTGTATTTCTTGGCGGCCTCGTTCTTGAGCTGCTTGGCCTCGTCGATATGGCTCCGGATCAGGGTCGACCGGGAGGCGAAGAACTCCTTCACCGGCTTGCGCAGGAAGTAGAAGAGCACACTAATCAAAATGGCGAAATTGATCGCGTGGTAAACGACGGCCATACCGGGGCCATGGTGCTCGCCGCCTTCGGCCGCTTCGCTGGCCGCGAGAAGGAGGCTGGGCAAAAGGCTCATCGCGAGAGCCGCAAGGCTGGTCCAAGCTCGGCGCATCAGGAAGCCACCTTTCGGCCCAGCAGCTTTTCGGCCATGTCCTTGGAAAGATCCCGGGAGAGTTTGCGCAGGACCAATTGGGCTTCTTTCGACTCGCGGCTGATTTCGGAGCGGGCCTTTTCGACCTTGGCTTCGACCTCTTGTTGGACTCGGGCGGCGAGTTGGGCCGCTTCGGTCTCGCCTTCTTTTTTGAACTTTTCCTTGAGAGCCACGCCCTCGTTTCGGGCTTCCTGCATCTTCTGGCGATGGGTCTCAATCATTCCTTGAGTCTTCTCGTCCAGGGCTCGAGCCTCTTTTTGGGCGCCGGTGGTGAGCGCCTTGCGCCGCTCGATGATCCGCATGACAGGCTTAAATACCAAGAAATTCAAGGAGATAAAGGTGAATAGAAAGATGCCCATCTGCACGAACAGAGTTGAATTGGGCATTAGATCAATCATAGTCCGACCTAGGTTCCATCGCGTTAATGAATGGATATTGATGAAGAAAATGCTCTCGCCGCACAAAAACGCATGCGCAGGTAACATGGTGGGGGAAAGCTTGTCAAGGCATGTCATGCACCGTGTCGAAGCCGGCCGGCTCATAAGACAAGACTATGAAATCAATCAATTTTTTTTCGAGAAGCCCCCCTTTGAAAAAGGGGGGTTGGGGGGATTTAAAAATCGCCGCAAAAATCGAGCGGTTCTTTTGCTAAGAAGCACCGCAAAATCCCCCTTTCCCCTTGGCGAGCCGGGGGAAAGCGAGGGCGGGCTTAAGTGGCCTGATTGGAGGAGAGCTCGAAGACCCGGCTTTTGACCTCGCGGCCCATGCTGCAATTGCCCTCGAAAACCGCGCCTTCGCTGACCACCAGGCCGGGCGAGACGATGTCGCCCTTGACCACCGCCGGCGGGTGCATCTCAATCCGGTTTTTGGCCAGGATGTTTCCGGTGACGTTGCCTTGGATGATGATGGTGTCGATCTCGATGCGGGCATCGACCTCGGCGCCCTCGCCGATCAAGAGAATTCCCTCGGAAAAAATTTCGCCGCGGAATTTCCCGTTGATCTGAACCTTGCCCTCGAAGGTCAGCTTGCCTTCGAACTCGGCGCCCTTGTCTAAAACCGTTTCGACGTCTTCCGACACCAGCTTCAATGCGCGGTCCTTGTCTCCAAACATAAAGTCTCCTTTCCACCCATACCGTTTAGCCAATGATGGCGTTGAATATTCGGTCTAAATCCTCGGGGCTGTAGTAGTCGATCACGACCTTGCCTTTTTCACCGCGGGCCTTGATTTTGACCTTGGTCCCCAAAATTTTCGTCATCTCCTGCTCGATGAAGTTGAGCTGCGGATCGTTGAGCTTGGTCTGGACCCGGCGCTCCACTTTCACACCGGCTTTCACCTCTTGGGCCAGACGCTCCACTTCCCGAACGGAAAGCCCCTCCGTGATGATCCTTTTTTTTACCTTGAGCTTAAGCTCGTCATCCTCGATCGCGAGCAAGGCCCGGGCCTGGCCCATCGAAAGGCGATTTTCGATGATGTCGCCACGAATTTCCTCGGGCAGGGTCAGAAGCCGGAGCGCATTGGTGACGCTGCTTCGCTCTTTGCCGACGCGGCGGGCGATCTCCTCCTGAGTCAAGCGGTAGCGGTCGCCGAGCTCCTTGAAAGCCAGCGCTTCTTCGATCGGATTGAGATCCTCGCGCTGGAGATTTTCGATCAAGGCCAGCTCGAGGACTTGCTCGGGCGCGGCGCTGGAGATGACGACTGGAACTTTTTCCAAGCCGGCCAGCTTGGCCGCCCGCAGCCGGCGTTCGCCGGCGATGAGCTCGAATTTGCCGCCTTCCATCTTGCGCACGATCAGCGGCTGGATCACACCCTGGGCCTTGATCGAGGCCGCCAACTCCTCCAGCGCTTGCTTGGAAAAAATCTTCCGAGGCTGACCCCGCGAAGGCAGGATGTCCTCCACCGGACAGGGGAAATAAGCCTCGTTGGCGGCCGCGGGCGCG
This bacterium DNA region includes the following protein-coding sequences:
- the atpC gene encoding ATP synthase F1 subunit epsilon, which codes for MKIEIVTPYQHIVSDEAEELYAVGPKGEFGILPGHAHYVTPLETGRLFYRKGGKRHAFVVQGGFLEAFEEKVLVMADYVEKAEEIDLPQAKQELEKLEKALGQGPVEAEDYTKLQSHRLKEQVRVQAASEGL
- the atpD gene encoding F0F1 ATP synthase subunit beta, with product MAEKVNNGKVVQIIGPVIDVQFPSGELPEIYTALLVTNPAINDQADNLVVEVAQHLGEKTVRCIAMDSTDGLVRGQEVKNTGKPINMPVGPATLGRILNVVGAPVDEGGPVKADKSYPIHRPAPVFVDQSTKVEMFETGIKVIDLLAPYSKGGKIGLFGGAGVGKTVLIMELINNVALKHGGYSVFGGVGERTREGNDLWHEMKESGVINKTCLVYGQMNEPPGARARVALSALTVAEYFRDEENQDVLLFIDNIFRFTQAGAEVSALLGRIPSAVGYQPTLATDLGELQERITSTNKGSITSVQAIYVPADDLTDPAPATTFAHLDATTVLSRQIAELGIYPAVDPLDSTSRILDPQVIGADHYQTARATQQLLQRYKDLQDIIAILGMDELSEEDKLVVARARKVQRFLSQPFFVAAQFTGLEGKYVELKDTLRGFQEILSGKHDDVPEQAFYLVGTIEEALAKAQKLAA
- the atpG gene encoding ATP synthase F1 subunit gamma, coding for MATLKTIRKRITTTKNTQKITKAMKMVAAAKLRRAQSALNQARPHLQMLESAIKRWLAQAEAWNHPLFKAAENPKKADILVMTSDRGLCGGFNGNLLRKVEHFSRHEGKAFEEFNISTMGRKGRDYYRAKNIATKETLNTFEEDFSFAHAEELAKTYVDRFLAGDFDTFFLAFNHFKSAISQEATIKKIFPLEIAADEAEVPAGPPIVWEGSQEAILSRALPRYVATLFYIAVLESRASELGARMSAMENATKNAKEMILSLTLQYNRARQAAITTELMDIVNGAEALK
- the atpA gene encoding F0F1 ATP synthase subunit alpha, whose amino-acid sequence is MQIRPEEISDIIRQQIQDYDRVVEMDEVGTVLSIGDGIARVYGLSRVMAGELLEFPHNIFGLALNLEEDNVGVAIMGHDAEIREGDTVKRTGRIAEVPVGEALLGRVVNALAQPVDGLGPIRSETRRQIEIKAPGIIARQSVHEPLQTGIKAIDAMIPIGRGQRELIIGDRQTGKTAVALDTIINQKGKGVFCIYVAIGQKQSTVAQVVEKLKQHGAMDYTIIVAANASDPAPLQFLAPYSGVTIGEYFRDNGQHALIVYDDLSKHAVAYRQLSLLLRRPPGREAFPGDVFYLHSRLLERAAKLSEDRGSGSLTALPIIETQAGDVSAYIPTNVISITDGQIFLESDLFYSGVRPAVNVGISVSRVGGNAQIKAMKQVAGTLRLELAQYRELAAFAQFGSDLDKATQRQLARGERLVEVLKQGQYVPMPVEKQIIEIYAAINGFVDEIPVNKVRKFFEEFQLFVESKYPNILKDIQSKKKLDDDLTAKLKQALEEMKNSFQG
- the atpH gene encoding ATP synthase F1 subunit delta — encoded protein: MKQGSAAKRYASALLQVAQEQGKVADFDRELQGLAATFRQNSALSTTLSSPVVPPSKKKAIGDALLAKLGVSSNLRNLIHILIDNERVSEIPLLALIYRDMADELEGRVRVQVISAAPLAENEAKLQSILEKTLKQQVILETKVDPQVLGGLVVRVQDRVFDASLKGELERWKESLSAEAVA
- a CDS encoding ATP synthase F0 subunit B; this encodes MRRAWTSLAALAMSLLPSLLLAASEAAEGGEHHGPGMAVVYHAINFAILISVLFYFLRKPVKEFFASRSTLIRSHIDEAKQLKNEAAKKYSEYEQRLKSIEQEMQGLIVSLKQDGELERKRLLETAEQQAQTLRTNSERMLQQELRKAKEDLKREAVGLAGQLAEDLIRQNLTPEDQGRLVGQYLEKMEKLG
- a CDS encoding ATP synthase F0 subunit B is translated as MIDLMPNSTLFVQMGIFLFTFISLNFLVFKPVMRIIERRKALTTGAQKEARALDEKTQGMIETHRQKMQEARNEGVALKEKFKKEGETEAAQLAARVQQEVEAKVEKARSEISRESKEAQLVLRKLSRDLSKDMAEKLLGRKVAS
- a CDS encoding polymer-forming cytoskeletal protein — translated: MFGDKDRALKLVSEDVETVLDKGAEFEGKLTFEGKVQINGKFRGEIFSEGILLIGEGAEVDARIEIDTIIIQGNVTGNILAKNRIEMHPPAVVKGDIVSPGLVVSEGAVFEGNCSMGREVKSRVFELSSNQAT
- a CDS encoding ParB/RepB/Spo0J family partition protein, translating into MQQTTTGNRALGKGLASLIQGAAAPAPAPAAANEAYFPCPVEDILPSRGQPRKIFSKQALEELAASIKAQGVIQPLIVRKMEGGKFELIAGERRLRAAKLAGLEKVPVVISSAAPEQVLELALIENLQREDLNPIEEALAFKELGDRYRLTQEEIARRVGKERSSVTNALRLLTLPEEIRGDIIENRLSMGQARALLAIEDDELKLKVKKRIITEGLSVREVERLAQEVKAGVKVERRVQTKLNDPQLNFIEQEMTKILGTKVKIKARGEKGKVVIDYYSPEDLDRIFNAIIG